In Zingiber officinale cultivar Zhangliang chromosome 3A, Zo_v1.1, whole genome shotgun sequence, the DNA window GAAGAACAAAATAAGTACAACAAGCCCAGCTATTCCTTAATGACAGCCGCTTCCATGCTCTATCGGCTACCCTGctatccattttcttcttccttgtccTCCTCCGTTTGTTTTCTAGGAAGATTCTTCTCTTCTCAAGATTGTTTAGGGTTAGGGCCAGGCTACAAAGcttaaagaaaacaaaaacaaaaaaaaacacgacACAGAATCTCGAATCATGCGTTATAAATGACAATCATGCTCTGCTCAAAAGTCTCAAGCCCTGACAACATATGCGAAGCTGCACTAACGCAATTTTACTATGCATATTAGTGTCTTGATCTATGAGCAATAAAATTATAATGAAACATTTTTTCTTTATAATAATCACTGTATTATGTCTGCCACCTTGGTCAatgtgttgaaaattttaatgcaCCATGTTTAATCAATCACGAAGTCGGTGCCAAAATTTGTCTCTTTTCTAGTACTTTTAGCCATTCAACCTTTTTATATGCAAATAGTTAGGGGAGTAATGGCAAGAGAAAGGCACAATCAAGGCTTCTTAAGCTTTTCTCACTGAATGGCCACTTCCAAATAGACAAGATAACTATGAGAAatggtggagcaaaaacaaaaacaaatgcaATCATCATCCAAAGAGACAACACCCAGATGTGGCTCTTTCAAAAAATTTCACATTAATTTGGCATCCACATCCAAAGAATTCCAACTTCACCTaattatcaatcttaattaaACCTTCTTATCTGGCACAATGGTTTCAACCATTACTATGATTGTGCCTTCAAATGTTCCAAACCCAAGTggaattttcttttcttatgcaATGATGTCGGATAGAAGTGGAGAACCAGATTCCACCAAAGCTAGATTTTGTCAGTGAGGAATCCTATGCCCTAAACGAAAGTGAGGAGGATGGTGCATGCCTGAGTCAGCTTTAATTCAAAGCACTTTTCTCTCTTCCTTTAGCAACCAAAATTTACTGTCCCTAGTGTCTAGCACAGCTGATCAAACTCGATATGGAGTCTCTTAACCTCTTCCATCCACTCGTAACTTGCCCCAATGTATTTTGATGGGCTAAAATTCTTCAAAAGATAATGTTAAATGGTATCAACCAGAATGCATACATGCATGCATATACATGTGTATTTTAGTAATATaatatgtatatattaattacatgtatatacatgcatacattataattgaaaaatagaaatttttaaCTGATTAGATTTTgaccaataaaatttattatttttcaaattagacAAATGAGAGAATAGAGAAATTATACGAAGTAAATTAGGTTCATTAATAACCTTCGATGGCCAATTTGGTAGTTTAAGTTTATTACTTTGTTTTGAATAAAATACATTGATGGTTTAAAATCAAGGCCATGAATAAATTATTCGAAATATAAGAGATTTACAAGTGGCTTCATATGACAAGTTGGGATAGTTTATTCCTAAAACGGTAAAACCTTTTAAATTGGTCTTATGAAACATTTGTtagtgaaaaaaaaaagtaagtaaAGGGTTCGTAAAATCCACTCAAAGCAGTGATTTATAAATCAATAATCCAATAATGACTAAAATGAAATGTACCATAATGATATATTTGAACAAAAATTATCAAGATTCCATAGtcaataaactaaacatgctttgtAAAGTACTGCCAATAAAATTGTAAATCATATAAAATTCCATCATTTCACAATAATAGCACTCCACCATCATTTACAGCGCAACAATACCTCATTATGTGTTGTCAAATTGCCACCTAAATATTCTTCTATTCTCAATTACAACATatttatggatttttttttcaaatgagacACATAATTATGAAATATTGAACTTCTAGGCCCAGTGCCTTCATGATTTCTCATTTTTAATATAAAAGGACTAGTATatctttaaatatttaattaacaaaataaatttaataaaaagataaaattttatttctaattattttcaCAGTGCCTCTTGCCTTTAAAAAATCTCCTCTTTTAGTTTGACTTGTGAAGATACATATTTTCCTTTTATATGTTAATTGTTAGTCTGGTGATTTTAAGTGTTCATCTATTTGATAATaggaattttaaatcttttcaattATTTTAGAGGACTGATTATTAAATAATTGTATCAtgaattattataaaataataataaaagccaATTATAAGTCACATTTGAATTGATGATAATTTTTTAACTTTTCTACTTGTTGATATAAATTACATTTATATGAAAACTTTTATAAGATGGACCCGTCAATATAAGATCCAACACAAACCGAAGGGACACAAGCACACCCTTCAGcagcaagttttaaatttgaaaagaaaatatcTGTAAATCTTTGCATGGGAACGTGGTCTAATACAGCGACAAAAAACTAAACAGTAAATGCTGCTCATCACTGAATCCACCAACATTGCCAAATTCACAAGAATCCTGTGCAGTTCAAAACGGAAATAACTCCAAGAACGTGAATTTGTGATTCACTCAATCTCTAGTTGTCCTTGATTGAGGTGATAACCCAATTGAATACCTTTGACTGCAACCGCAAGATCCAATCTGAACACCAAGTTTAAATTCTGTGGTCAGGTCCACTGGACTTATTCCCCTTCCCCTCCCTCTTCTTGTTTACCATTTCTCTAATTGGCAATTACTCCAGCAGCTTTTTCACCGGCAGTTCTGCCCTCCTTTGCCTTTTCATCCTGTCACCTCTTCTTCCCTTCCGAGGAAAAGACCAAGAAGCCAAGCGTTCAAACAGATAGTGAGATCAAAGAGGCTGCTTTGGCGCAATGGCTTTGATTATGTTTCAAATTCAttgccctttcttcttcttcttcttcttctccctctttttcctcaGCTTTGTGGTACAAGGGAATGACGATGAGCTGCGAGCTCTCATGGAGTTGAAGTCCTCCTTGGACCCGGAGGGCCGGCGACTCTCCTCGTGGGTGCTCGACGGCGAGCCTTGCCGAGGGCAGTTCGAGGGTGTGGCTTGCGACGCGGCCGGGAAGGTGGCCAACATCTCTCTCCAAGGGAAGGGGCTCTCCGGCTCCATCTCTCCGGCGGTGGAGCGGTTGCGCGGTCTTACTGGGCTTTACCTCCACTTCAACAACATCTCCGGCGAGATCCCTCGAGCGATTGCAAATCTGACGGCCTTGACCGACCTTTACCTCAACGTCAATAACCTCTCCGGCGGCATACCCGAGGAGTGTGAAGCAATGGTCGGACTCCAAGGTGAGTTAAACagcatagaaaaaaaattaacaaaaaggtGCATTTTTGTGAATCGTTCTtgctttttttcttcttcttattttcaTGTCAAAAAGTAACTTTTCATCAGTTTTCCAAAGTCTTTCAACTGTTTAATCTCAAAATGCTTGCTGCAATCAAGCGAACATGGTGAATCATTATAGTTCATTGCTGTTATTCTCTATTCAAAATGCAATCTTTTTGTACATGTACGTTCTGCATTGTTGTAGAAGCTTTTGTTTTATTTGGAATGGCTGTGAGAGCTAAAATTGTGTATTTCTTGTGTTGATTTAGTTCTCCAGCTTTCAAATAACAAGTTGACTGGGGGCATACCTCCTCAGCTAGGGCTTCTCAAGAGTCTCAACCTGCTTACTCTGCAATCTAATTCCCTCAGTGGAGCCATCCCTGCAACACTCGGAGACTTAACTGAGTTGAAGTGGTTGGACTTAAGCTTCAATCACATTTTTGGTTCAGTCCCTGTTAAACTCTCTCAGCTTTCTCAGTTGACCTTTTTAGATGTTCAAAACAACTTGCTCTCCGGCAGTGTACCTACTGGTAACCAATTCATTCTACTTTGTGAAATTGAACTGTTGAATTTTTCTGTTCCTCAGTATTGTATTCATGGAATCATCACTCATCTTTTTCTTTTCTGtgtctgtgtgtgtgtgtgtgaagaATTAAAGAAATTGGGGCCAAACTTCAAGTATGGAAATAACACTGGTCTATGTGGAAGTGGATTCTCTGGTCTTATGGTTTGCTCTTCTTCGGATCTCAATGCAAGCAGACCTGAACCATTCAGTGCCAGTCTCACACCTCAAGATCTTCCACAGTCTGTTAATATCACTTCGGATTGCAGCACCAGCCACTGTTTCGGTTCTTCCAATTCCCCAAACCTGGTCATCGTTATTGCAGCCACCATAGCTACATTTGGAGTTCTTGTGTGTGCCCTTATGGCCGCCTTTTGGCTCCGAAACCATCGGAAACAAAATCTTGTCAGTGCTTTGCATAAGGCTTCAAATAGTCTTCTTGTCACTGATCCAACGAAGTGTTCATACCGTACTGCATCTCCACTCATTAGCCTTGAGTACTCCAGCCACTGGGATCCATTGACTGATGAGAGAACCAGCATTGGGTCATCACAGGAGGCTCCTCAGATCTACAGGTTTAACTTGGAGGAGATAGAATGTGCCACTCAGTACTTTTCAGAGGCGAACTTGATAGGTAAGAAGAGTAGCTTTGCAGCAACATACAAGgggagactacgtgatggaaccGAGATTGCAGTGAAGAGGATCAACAAGACTAGTTGCAAGTCAGAGGAAGCAGAATTTCTCATGGGGCTGAAGGCATTGACATTGCTGAGGCACGAGAACTTAATTGGCTTAAGGGGCTTTTGTTACTCAAGAGCAAGAGGGGAGTGCTTCCTCATTTATGATTTTGCTGCAAATGGAAGCTTGTCAGAATATCTAGATATCAAATGCCATGAGATTCACAACGTTCTTGACTGGCCTATAAGAGTTTCTATAGTCAAGGGCATTGCCAAAGGTATCTACTTGACTTGTATGATTATTTGTGTTTGTTCTCATGGATAGCTACCATAACGAAtatgcaacaacaacaagcatTGAATAATTGTGCTAATTTGTTTGATTATTGCATAGGTATGGAATATCTACACAGCAACCAACCTAACAAGCCCTCCTTGCTCCATCAAAACTTGTCATCAACAAGAGTCCTCATTGACTGCCATTTCAACCCCCAAATCTCTGGTGCAGGCCTGCACAAACTGTTAGCGGAGGATGTCATCTTCTCCTGTCTCAAGACAAGTGCTGCCATGGGCTACTTGGCCCCTGAGTACGCCGTGGTTGGCCGGTTCTCTGAGAAGAGTGACGTCTATGCCTTTGGGGTCATTGTGTTCCAACTTCTCACGGGAAAGACAAGAACCTGCCACTTGAGACCTGATGCTGAGTCTGGCAAGCTTGAAGATCTCATCGATGAGAGTCTGCAGGGTAATTACTCGAAGCCTGAGGCAGCTAAATTAGCAGGCATTGCATTGCTCTGCACAAGTGAAGTGCCAAACCAGAGACCAACAATGGAGGCTGTTGTTCAGGAATTGGAGGGAAGCAGATGCAGGAACTAGTTGTGTTCAGGAATTTTGATGCCATTGAGCAGGCTTGTTGAATTAAGCAGTATCTTCTTCAGTTTATGTCTTGATTTAAATTGGATCTTTCGTTCCTCTTGAAAGAATTGAGAGATTGATTTTTCTTGTAATCGAACATCTTGTTGGAGGGATTGAAGTACATAGTATTAAGCATATGAAGAAAGTACTAGTTACCATCCCTAATCAAAACAATGGTGCCTTTACTTGGAAGGATAAATAGGAGGGGAATGGAGGAACAAATATGACACAAAAATATAGATGAATGTTAAAGCATCATAATTTTCAACCCAAGTGAACTCTGTCTTAAACCGGACTCAGTTTCTCTTTATGTTACTAGTAATTCCATGTGATCGTAGCTTGAAATATTTCATAATTTGAAATCAAAGCAAAACACATTTGTTGGGCATGGCGCAAGACATTTTTGTTGAACGTCACGGGGGttttatttttaagtaaaaaggACACTTGATTTTGTATGTATTTTAAGCATGACatacatatataatatatatatattatataattagattattttaataaaaactccaaaaatatattttattagattattttaataaagatccaaatatatatatatatatatatatatatatatatatatatatatattgttggataGTTTTAATAATGGTCCAAAAACATATATTAAccattaaaatttaagaaaaaaatctaaaaaaaaaaaagaaagaaaaaaaaggaggagGTAAACGATCATTTTTTTCACTTAAGACTTTATTTCTGGTACAATTCTtttgttattaattattttatagaAGTCAGAAAACTCTGAAGAGTGAAATCTGAATCTGAATGctaatttttttccttcttctcctttgaatctctaattaaattagaaaagtctattcttcaattaaaatttttatttcattaatatcatcattcatcaatatataaacaTGCAACATAAGTTACCAActtgtctatatttttttttcttatttttaatattcaatattgatttttaatattgtatcGGTGTccaatatttaataatttttcttatagatttgaaagagtttaaataaaacatttcaattttaattatcataGATTAAATTATATCTATTGGTTTAAGTACCAATCAGGTTTTATTGTTCTTTCActattattttcattgcttgattGTTTTGTTGTTGGttttatgtgttttatttttacatttaAAATTTATAGTATAAACATGTTTCTAAAGAAGTATCAATCTGAGAGTcaaaaaagaaacaaagaaaaagagtgAAAAAGTTTATTATAACTCAAAAAGGTGCTCTTCATAAGTTTTTTACAGCGAACTCTTCAATTGAAGATTTAGTTGATGAATTACAAGTAAAAAGTCAAAAGGAACTAAatgatcatgcaacaaatgagcaACAACcgagtaatcaagaagaactaaatgattaTACAATCAATGAAcaggaagaattgagagaaaatgataataataattatGCAACGAATGAGttagaagaattgagagaaaataatGATAACGATTTAAATGTTGAAGTTGGTAAtataattgagaaagaaaatgagTTATAGCAAACTAGCTATATTTTAGATATATATGATCCAAGATCTTGGAATAACATTAACAATAAAACAAGAGATCTTTTGGAGGAAAAAGGTCCTCTAAGAGAATGTACTCTTAAGTTCCCTATAAATGAGCTTTAGAGACATTTTTCATATTACACAAGAAAATGACCAAATAAAGTGAATTAAGATAGAAAATGGCTTGTGTACTCGAAAGATATGAACAAAGTATATGGTTCTTGTTGCAAATTGTTTAAATCAATAAACAATAAAAGTTTGCTAGCAAATGAAGGTCTTAATGATTGGAAACATTTAAGTGAGAGACTTAGATAACATGAGAATGATATTGAGGATATTACCAACATGAGAACTGGGATCGATTTGTAAATTAGATTGAAAAAGAATGAAACAATTGACAAAGAGATCCAAgtgcaaataaagaaagagaaagaacacTGAAAACTTAATTTAGTAAGCATTATTTTTGTTGTGAAATGTTTTACTAAGCGTAATTTGACTTTTTGTGGGGATAATGAAAAAAATTACCAAAGCAGTAATGGTAACTTTTTAGGGCTACTTGAATTAATTGATAATTTGATTTGATAATACAAGAGCATTTTAAACGCATTTAAAATAATCAGATTCATTAtcattattgatcctgtccgagagctgAATCGACGGGCGCTGGGGATGTGATGCGCTCCGCTGTCCTCTGGCGTTgacgtggacctccggcgaacctgcaaagaagtcgagccgggaggggtttcccggcgacgatcctccgacgctcaagtcaggcaacaaaGAAGCAGAGTAatgctactgtggctacagtgatgagaatagcatacctccgtcgaagtctaggggtccttatataggaccctggggaggcgcgggcacgcttctcgatgcgtgcacgcttctcgatgcgtgcacgcttccccaaacatacctcagtagggttgtgtcagaaaagcatgcctgacgccattccgcaatcgtccaagcatatcccggatgtgacggtagaaacttccaccgtacgatactctgtccgcttcgaccgccgaccatgctgtttgtcagcggcaggtgtctcgaggatgaagttaccagctgtcctttttgtctcctagcgctcttgTCTGCTCCCGGGCCGAGCGAACCGATCGCTCgacgctcatggcctccgggaatgcacatacctcggcccgggcggggaagccctgctcatgtgctcggatggaattgcgccttattgttCTGCGGCTCGACTGAGCGGCCTGTCCGCCCTGCCATAGACTTCTTTTacctgagcatcggaaacccgacccctggtcgggctgtctttcgtccggtccgggagacccTTGGCCGGATGTCCGGTCGGTCGGATGCTTGGTTGGCCCTCTAGTCCGCTCGGCGTGACATCTGTTCGCTCGGCCTGACcctggggttgaccctcttgaccattgacctccacgtgtcattgacctcctgtcaacgagggtcccccgtccttaccaccggatcacatgtcttcCCCCCAAGTCtcgtcgaaggaggcgctaagtccgactgactggactatgagtttggTCGAGCGACATCCACTCTGCCGCTCCTGAAAGTGTACCTCCGCTCGGCTCTAGGGAGGTCCATTAGGCCGACCGACGATTCGATGGCTATGCCTTCGGTAGTTTTGATTTCTATTCGCCGCTTGCCGCGC includes these proteins:
- the LOC122052838 gene encoding LRR receptor-like serine/threonine-protein kinase ER2; amino-acid sequence: MALIMFQIHCPFFFFFFFSLFFLSFVVQGNDDELRALMELKSSLDPEGRRLSSWVLDGEPCRGQFEGVACDAAGKVANISLQGKGLSGSISPAVERLRGLTGLYLHFNNISGEIPRAIANLTALTDLYLNVNNLSGGIPEECEAMVGLQVLQLSNNKLTGGIPPQLGLLKSLNLLTLQSNSLSGAIPATLGDLTELKWLDLSFNHIFGSVPVKLSQLSQLTFLDVQNNLLSGSVPTELKKLGPNFKYGNNTGLCGSGFSGLMVCSSSDLNASRPEPFSASLTPQDLPQSVNITSDCSTSHCFGSSNSPNLVIVIAATIATFGVLVCALMAAFWLRNHRKQNLVSALHKASNSLLVTDPTKCSYRTASPLISLEYSSHWDPLTDERTSIGSSQEAPQIYRFNLEEIECATQYFSEANLIGKKSSFAATYKGRLRDGTEIAVKRINKTSCKSEEAEFLMGLKALTLLRHENLIGLRGFCYSRARGECFLIYDFAANGSLSEYLDIKCHEIHNVLDWPIRVSIVKGIAKGMEYLHSNQPNKPSLLHQNLSSTRVLIDCHFNPQISGAGLHKLLAEDVIFSCLKTSAAMGYLAPEYAVVGRFSEKSDVYAFGVIVFQLLTGKTRTCHLRPDAESGKLEDLIDESLQGNYSKPEAAKLAGIALLCTSEVPNQRPTMEAVVQELEGSRCRN